The Streptomyces luteogriseus genome includes a window with the following:
- a CDS encoding ABC transporter ATP-binding protein, which yields MTTASLTDRATTAAARATDLSKIYGQGETQVVALDRVSVDFRQAEFTAIMGPSGSGKSTLMHCVAGLDSFSSGSVRIGDTELGSLKDKQLTKLRRDKIGFIFQAFNLLPTLTALENITLPMDIAGRKPDKQWLDSVIRMVGLADRLGHRPSQLSGGQQQRVAVARALASRPEIIFGDEPTGNLDSRSGAEVLGFLRNSVRELGQTVVMVTHDPVAAAYADRVIFLADGRIVDEMHGPTADSVLDRMKAFDAKGRTS from the coding sequence GTGACCACCGCTTCCCTCACCGACCGGGCCACCACCGCGGCCGCGCGCGCCACGGATCTCTCGAAGATCTACGGGCAGGGTGAGACCCAGGTGGTCGCCCTGGACCGCGTCTCCGTCGACTTCCGGCAGGCCGAGTTCACCGCGATCATGGGCCCCTCCGGCTCCGGCAAGTCCACCCTGATGCACTGCGTGGCCGGCCTCGACTCCTTCTCCTCCGGGTCGGTGCGCATCGGTGACACCGAACTCGGCTCGCTGAAGGACAAGCAGCTGACCAAGCTGCGCCGGGACAAGATCGGCTTCATCTTCCAGGCGTTCAACCTGCTGCCCACCCTGACCGCCCTGGAGAACATCACCCTCCCGATGGACATCGCGGGCCGCAAGCCGGACAAGCAGTGGCTGGACTCCGTCATCCGGATGGTCGGCCTGGCGGACCGGCTCGGCCACCGGCCGTCCCAGCTGTCCGGCGGTCAGCAGCAGCGCGTCGCCGTGGCCCGGGCGCTGGCCTCCCGGCCCGAGATCATCTTCGGGGACGAGCCCACCGGAAACCTCGACTCGCGCTCCGGCGCCGAGGTGCTGGGCTTCCTGCGCAACTCCGTGCGGGAGCTGGGCCAGACGGTGGTGATGGTGACGCACGACCCGGTGGCCGCGGCCTACGCGGACCGGGTGATCTTCCTGGCGGACGGCCGGATCGTCGACGAGATGCACGGGCCGACGGCCGACTCCGTGCTCGACCGCATGAAGGCGTTCGACGCCAAGGGCCGCACCAGCTGA